ACCATCGACGACGCCCACACCCGCTACTTCATCGTGCATCTGCACCGGCTGCTCGATCCGTCGGCGGACGGGCACAAGCACGATTGACGGACGGCGGTACACGGCGGCGCGGGGAACCCTCCGCGCCGCCGCCGCGTTGAGGACCCCCGATGGCGGTCTTCTTCACCAGCGACACGCATTTCGGCCACACCGGCGCGCTCAGCCGCTTCCGCCGCCCCTTCGCGTCGGTCGCGGCGATGGACGAGGCCATGGCGGCCAACTGGAACGCCACCGTCGGCCCGGACGACGTGGTGTGGCACCTCGGCGACTTCGCCCTGCACCGCAAGCCGGACGACATGGCGGCGCTTCTGGAGCGCCTGCACGGCACCAAGCACCTGATCACCGGCAACAACGACGGCCCCGCCACCCTGGCCCTGCCCGGCTGGGCAAGCGTGCAGCCCTACGCGGAGCTTCTGCTGGACGAGCGGCGGCTGGTACTGTGCCACTACGCCTTCCGCACCTGGAACGGCATGTACAAGGGCGCCCTGAACCTGCACGGCCACAGCCACGGCCAGTTGAAGGGCATGCCCCGGCAATTCGACGTCGGTGTGGACGTGTGGGATTTCCGCCCGGTCACCGTCGACGAGATTCTCCACTCACGGCAACGGACGAAGAAACGGGCATAGTCCACGCGACACCCGCCGCGGCCCTCCACAAGGAAAGGCCGACGCAGCGGGAATGGCGTGGATGGAATCCGATGAAATCGGTTGAGCCGGCTTGGTCTGGAGACCGGCTGCACCCAGCGGTTTGCTGAGAGAAGCTGGCGGAGAGCGAAGTCCGAGGCGGGGTTCCCTGGCCCCAATGTGGCTGACAAGAGACTGGTTCGGTCGGCGTCCGAGACCGTTCCACTGCTCAACAGGGGAATACGGCTGGTGCGCTGACGTGGGTTGGCGTCAGGGGTGCCATTTGGTGCTGACATTTTCAGCCTTGCGGCGCGCTCGACCGATTCGGACGCCAATCGAAAACAGGGAAATCCTGTTCGCTGTATCCGTGCACCTGAACGCCTTGCCCATCAACCTCCGGCCAAGCCCCGGCGGTGGAATTGGACATGAGCCTGCCCGAACCCGAATATACGATCTGACGAACCCGCGGATTCCATCGGTGGTGCCGTCATGGCGATGAGGCGCTACAGTTCGCGTCCGGCCGGGCCGCCGGGCGGCAAGGGACCTCGGGAGCGGTGATGGAAGCGTCATTGTGGATCGTCGCGCTGGGCGCAGCCGTGGCCGGGTTCGTTCAAGGCCTGTCGGGGTTCGCCTTCGGGATGGTGGCCATGTCCTTCTGGGCCTGGGGCCTCGACCCTCGGACCGCCGCCGTCCTGACGGTGTTCGGTGCCCTGACCGGGCAGGTGATCGCCGGCCTGTCGATGCGGCGCACGGTGCGCTTTTCCGGCCTGCTGCCGCTGCTGGCCGGCGGGCTGGCCGGAATCCCGCTGGGGGTCGCCATCCTGCCCCACATGGACGCCCGGCTGTTCAAGCTGGGGCTCGGAACCATGCTGGCGGTTTGGTGCCCGATCATGCTGCTGTCCCGGCATCTGCCCAACCCTGGCGCCGCGCCCGCGCGCAGCGGCGGCGGCGGATGCGGCGGTCGGGCTGGCCGGTGGCGTCATGGGCGGCCTCGGCGGCTTCACCGGAGTCGTGCCGGCCCTGTGGTACAGTTTGCGGCCTCTGGACAAGGACGGCCGCCGCGCCGCCATCCAAACCTTCAACCTCGTCACGCTCGGCGCCACCATGGCGGCCTACACGGCGTCCGGAACCGTGACGGCGGAGATGCTTCCCCTGTTCGCCGTGGTCGTGCCGTCCATGCTGCTGCCCATTCTGCTTGGCGGGCGGGTCTATATCGGCATCAGCGAGGCGGACTTCCGGCGGATCGTTCTGGCCCTTCTGACCGCGTCGGGCATCGCCATGCTGGCGGCCTCCCTGCCGTCCGTGCTGCCGCCGTCCGCAAGCTGATCGGTGGACACACGGCGGCGGCGTTTCCCCGAACGCTGGCATGGCAACGGTTAACCGCGCCCATTATTTACATATAAAATTAGTTATTGACACGCTTTGAACACATTACCAGTTATATCCATACTCTATTTATAGACATTCCGAAGGAAGACCGCTCCATGCCGTCGGACCTGATCGTTGCCGAAAGAGGGGCTTGGCGGCCCATGCCGGCCGTGCGCATGGCGCCTCGGCGTCCGGAGCGCGCCGCTTGGCTGACGGAACGGGCGGCGGCGCTGCTCCTTCCGCTGGTGGTGCCCGCCGTCCTGCTGGCGCTGTGGCAGCTTTCCGCCACGCACGGCTGGGTGTCGGTCCAGGCCCTCCCGCCGCCGGCCCTGGTGGCACAGACCCTGTTCGACCTGCTGTGGTCGGGCGACATCTTCGGGAATCTCTGGATCAGCCTGCGCCGCATCCTGTCGGGTTTCCTGATCGGCGGGCTCGCCGGCATGGCGCTCGGCGTCGCGATGGGGCTTTCGCCGCGGGTCGAGCATTACCTGAGCCCGCTGTTCCGCGCGGTCGCCCAGGTACCGTCCCTCGGCTGGCTGCCCTTTCTGATCCTGCTGGTCGGCATCGGCGAACCGCTGAAGTTCCTGATCATCGCCAAGGCCTGCTTCGTCCCGATGGCGCTGAACAGCTTCGAAGGCATCCGCAACATCCCGCCCTCCTTCCTGGAGGTGGCCCGCGTGTTTCGCCTCAGCCGCCGCGCGCTGGTGCTGAAGGTGGTGCTGCCCGCCACCCTGCCGCCGGTCTTCAGCGGCGTGCGGCTGGCGCTGAGCCACGCCTGGATCGCCCTGGTGATCGTCGAGATGCTCGCCTCGACCGAGGGCATCGGCTACCTCACCGCCTGGGGCCGGACGCTGTTCCAGGTGGACGTCGTGATGGCCGGAATGGCGGTGATCGGCGTCGTCGGGCTGACGATGGACGCCGGTCTGAAGCGGATCGAGCGGCGCCTGCGCCGCTGGTCGCCGGCCCAAGCCTGAACGGACGGTGACGCGATGCCCGCCGCCCCGCCCTTTCTCCACGCGCCCGGCCCGCGGATCCGGCGCGGCGCGGTCCTTCCCGCCGCCCTGCTGCTGGCCTGGGCCGCCGCCGCCCATTCCGGTCTGGTGAACGGCCATCTGCTGGTGCCGGTGGAGAAGGTCGCGCTGGTGCCCTTCCTGGACCCGCACGGCGTCCATCTTTGGCCGGGGCTGGCCGCCAGCCTCACCCGCATGGCCGCCGGCTTCACCATCGGGGCCGCCGCGGGGCTGCTGCTGGGCTTGGGCATGGGGTTGTCGCGCACGGCGGACCGCCTGTTCGGACCGACCTTCCACACCGTGCGTCAGATCGCCCTCTACGCCTGGATTCCCTTGCTGACCGCGTGGTTCGGCAATGGAGAGCCGGCCAAGGTGGTGTTCATCGCGCTGTCCGCCTTCTTTCCCATGGTCCTGAACACGCAGGAGGGGCTGCGCACGGTGCCCGCCGCCTACCGCGAGGTGGCGCGCGTGCTGACCCTGTCGCGATGGCAGCTCGTGCGCCGGGTCCTTCTGCCGGGGGCCATGCCGTCGATCGCCATCGGGGTGCAGTTGGCGCTGATCTACGCTTGGCTGGCCACGGTCGGGGCCGAATACGCCATGGGGCTGGGTCGGGGCGTCGGCACCCTGCTGTCGGAGGGGCGGGAGCATTTCCGCATGGACATCGTCCTCGTCGGCGTCCTGACGCTGGCGCTGGTCGGCTTCGCCATCAACGCCGCCTTCGGGCGGATCTTCGCGCGCGCCCTGCGCTGGCGCGGACCCGCCCGCTGAAAAGGACACCGTCATAATGACCACCCCCGGCTCCCTCGACCTGCGCGCGGTCGGCAAGACCTACGCGGTCGACGGCCGCCCGCTGACCGTGCTCCAGGACATCGACCTGCGCATCGAGCCGGGCGAGTTCCTGGCCATCGTCGGCGCCAGCGGCTGCGGCAAGTCCACGCTGCTGCGCCTGATCATCGGGCTTGACGACGGCTACGACGGGGACATCCTGCTCGACGGCCGCCGCATCACCGGGCCGGGGCTGGAGCGCGGCATCGTCTTCCAGGAGCACCGCCTGTTCCCCTGGCTGACGGTAGAGGAGAATGTCGGCATCGGGCTGGAGGCCACCGCGGTCCCCGCCGCCGAGAAGCAGCGCGCCATCCGCGAACACATCGACCTCGTGGGCCTGAGCGGATTCGAGAAGGCCTATCCCTACCAGCTTTCCGGCGGCATGGCGCAGCGCGCGGCGATCGCCCGCGGCCTGGTCAACCGCCCGGAGATCCTGCTCCTGGACGAGCCGCTCGGCGCGCTCGACAGCCTGACCCGCGCGCATTTGCAGGACGAGCTGCTGCGCATCTGGAAGCAGGAGAACGTCACCGCGCTGCTGGTCACCCACGACGTGGAGGAGGCCGTCTATCTCGCCGACCGCGTCGTGGTGATGGAGCCGCGTCCGGGCCGCATCCGCCGCGTCCTTCCGATCGATCTGCCCCGCCCGCGCGACCGCGCCGCGCCGGCCTTCGCCGCCGTCAAGGAGTCGATCATCCAAGAGTTGAGGCGCTGATTCCACACATGAATCGACAGGCCAGACACAAACAAACAGAGAGTCCCATGCCGTTGACGCCGTCCGCCAGCATTGCGCCGGGAACCAAGGCCCCTCCGTTCAATCTGCCCAACCCGCATGGCCATCGCATCGGGCTGCATGATTTTCCGGAGGCCAGGGCCGTCCTGATCGCCTTCATCTCCAACCGCTGCCCCTATGTGCAGGCGATTCGCGAAGCCTTCGCCCCTCTGGCGCAGGACTACGAGCCGCGATACGCGCTGAGCGCCTGACACCCGCCCGCATCGCCTTCCCGGTCAATCCTCCCGAACTTGGCGCCCCGTCCGCGGGGCGCGCTCTTTCTTCGGCTGGCCGCCTGTTTTTCTTCCCCCCTTTACTCTCACGGAGTTCCCAGGAATGGCCGATCCCTCGACGCTGACCCTTGATGCCGACGTGCTCGTCCTCGGCGGCGGTCCGGCGGGGACCTGGGCGGCCATCGCCGCGGCGGAGGCGGGCGCAAAGGTCGTGCTGGCCGACAAGGGCTATGTCGGCACCAGCGGCGCCACCGCCCCGTCCAACACCGGAGCCTGGTATCTGCCCCCCGATCCGGGCCGCCGCGAGGCGGTCATCGCCCAGCGCTGGCCGGGCACGCTGGGGCTGGCCGACCGCGGCTGGATGGAGCGCGTGATGGAGCTGTCCTGGCGCCGCATCGACCAGTTGGCGGACAGCGGCTATCCCTTTCCGGTGGACGAAACCGGCAGGCCCTACCGCGCCAACCTGCGCGGCCCGGACTACATGCGCTTCATGCGGCAGCTCGTCGGGAAGGCCGGCGTGCGCATCCTCGACCACGCGCCGGGGTTGGAGCTTCTGCTCGACGGCGACGGCCGCGTCGCCGGGGCCGCCGGGGCCGCCGGGCGCCGCCGCAACAGTGGCGAAATCTGGCGCGTCCATTCGGGAGCGGTGGTGATCGCCACCGGTGGCTGCGCCTTCCTGTCCAGGGCGCTGGGCTGCAACGTGCTGACCGGCGACGGCCTGCTGATGGCGGCGGAGGCCGGGGCCGACCTGTCGGGCATGGAGTTCTCCAGCGTCTATGGCCTCGCCCCGCTGGGCAGCGCGGTCACCAAGGGCCTGCCCTTCTTCTGGGCCAGCTTCACCCACGAGGACGGCACGCCGGTCGAGACGCAGGGCGACCGCGCCGGTACGGTGGCCGGCGCGCTGGTCCAGGGCCGCCCGGTCTACGCTGTGCTCGATCGGGCGGACGAGGCGCTGCGCGGCTGGCTGCGCAAGAGCCAGCCCAACTGCTTCCTGCCGTTCGACCGTGCCGGCATCGACCCCTTCACCCAGCGCTTCCCCGTGAATCTGCGGCTGGAAGGCACGGTGCGCGGCACCGGCGGCATCCGCCTGACCGGGGAGGATTGCGCCACCCTGGTGCCCGGCCTCTACGCGGCGGGCGATGCGGCGACGCGGGAGGACATCGGCGGCGCCAACACCGGGGCCGGCGGTCCCAACGCCTCCTGGGCCATCGCCACCGGAGCGCTCGCCGGTCAGGGGGCGGCAGGCTTCGCCCGGGGGACGGCGGGGCGGGACCGGCGGCGCTTCGCGGCTGGAACGGCGGGGCTCCGCCCCGGCGGACGTGAAGCCTCTGGCTTCGCTCCCGACGAGGTGGTCCGCGCCACCCAGGCGGAGGTGCTTCCGCTCGACCGCAACTACTACCGCAGCGGGGCGGGGCTCGACGCCTCGCTCGCCGTGCTGGACGGGCTGTGGCGGGAGGTGCGCGACCGCGCGCCGCGGCCCGGCGGCGACCCGATCCGGGCGCGAGAGGCCGCCGCGATGATCGCCACCGCCCGCTGGATGTACGCCAGCGCCCGCCTGCGCACCGAAACCCGCGGCATCAGCAAGCGCACCGACCGGCCCGGCACCGACGCCGCGCTCGCCCACCGCATCCATTCGGGCGGGCTCGACGCCGTGTGGGCGCGGCCCGCCGCTTCCTGGGGAGCCTCCGCATGATCGCCCTGATTTCCGAATCCCGCTGCGCCGCCTGCGGCACCTGCGTGCGCGTCTGCCCGACTGGCGTGTTCGACGAGCGGCCCGGCGACCTGCCGGTCATCGCCCGGCAGGACGACTGCCAGTCCTGCTTCCTGTGCGAGATCCACTGCCCCACCGACGCCCTCTATGTGGACCCGGACGCCGACCGGCCCGCCACGGTGGACGAGGCGGCGCTGGCGGCGAGCGGCGCGCTCGGCGGCTACGCCCGCGCGCTGGGCTGGAACCGCGGCCGCATGGGCGGCACGGCGGAGGATCTGACCCTCCACCTGCGCGCCGCCTCCGCCGTGCAGGCGCCCCCCTGAAGCCCGGAAACAAAGCCGCCTGAACGAAGGAACGCACGTCATGACCACGCCACGCTGGCTGTCGGCGGTTGCCGGCCTCGCCACCCTCCTCACCGCCCCGTTCGCCGCCCCCATCGCCACTGCCGCCGACCTGCCCGCCGTCATCCGCCTGGGCGGCCAGGGAGCCGGCTTCGGCAAGCCGCACGGCACCGGCCTGATCGGCGCGCTCCAGGCCAAGGGCTTCCTCGAGGAGGAGTTCCGCAAGGACAACGTCAAGATCGAATGGACCTTCTTCAACGGCACCGGCCCCGCCATCAACGAGGCACTGGCGAACGGCCTTCTGGACTTCGCCAACTACGGCGGCCTGCCGAACATCGTCGGAAAGGCCGGCGGGCTGAGGACGAGGATTCTCGTCTCCTATGGCGTCGGGACCATCTACGTCGCCGCGCGCAAGGACGCGCCCATCGCTTCGATCGCCGACCTGAAGGGCCGCAAGGTGGCGGTGGCCAAGGGCACCATCAACCATCTGTCGATGAACCGCCTGCTGCTTCAGAACGGCCTGACCGAGAAGGACGTCCAGCTCGTCAGCCTGACCGCGTCGGACCAGCCGCCGGCCCTGACCTCCGGCGATGTGGACGCGGCCTTCGGCACGCTGAACCTGCTGGGCCTGCGCGACCAGGGGGTGGTGCGGATCGTCGCCGACACGCGCGGCCCCGCCCAGCCGGCCAGCTTCTTCGGCGCCCTCACCGTCATCGAAACCTTTGCGGACAAGTACCCCGAAGCGACCCGCCGCGTGGTGAAGGCTTACGTCAAGGCGGCCCATTGGGCCTCGCTTGAGGAGAACCGCGGCGAGCTGATCGACCTCTGGTCCCTGTCCGGCACCCCCCGCGCCGTTCTGGCCGAGGATCTGGACGGCCAGGACCTGAAGCAGCGCAACACGCCGCTGATCGACGCCTTCTACCGCGGCCAGTACGGGGAGGCGGTGCGCTTCGCGCTCGACAACCGGCTGATCCGCAATTCCATCGACCTCGACGCCTGGATCGACCCGGCCCCCCTGGACGCCGCCCTGAAGGAGCTGGGGCTGGAGAGCTTCTGGACGCCCCGCACGGCGGACGGCAAGCCGAGAGCCTGATCCGGATGAACTCCGCCCACCCCGCTGCCCTCCCCTCTGCCCTCCCCTCTGCCCGGGCCGCCGAATGGCGCGTCATCGCGCCCATGCTGGTCATCGTGCTGTTCGTCATGTGCGGCATGGGCATGGTGATCCCGGTGCTGTCGCTCTACGCCCAGTCCTTCGGGGTCGGGCCGGCGCTGATCGGCCTCGTCATCACCGTCTTCGGGGTGGCGCGGCTGTTCGTCAACCTGCCGGCCGGCATCCTGGCCGACCGTTACGGGCGCCGCGCCCTGCTGTGGGGCGGGCCGTTGGTCCTGGGGGGCGCCTCCGTCGCCGCCGCGCTGGCGGAGGATTTCGCCGCCCTGCTGCTCTGGCGCTTCGTCCAGGGGGTGGGGTCCGGCCTCTACATGACCGGGGCGATGGTCGCCATCGCCGACCTCGGCGACAGCCGCAGCCGGGGCCGGCGCATGGGGGCGTACCAGACGGCGCTGCTGACCGGCGCCTCCATCGGCCCGGCGCTGGGCGGGCAGCTGGCCGAGCGCTGGGGCTACACCGCTCCCTTCTGGGGCTTCGCCGCGGTCAGCGGCCTCGCCGCCCTGTTCGCCTTCCTGGCCATTCCGGAAACGCGCCGGCCAGCCGACGCCGACACCCGCCCGCCGGAACGCGGCGGTGTCGGCGACCTGCTGAGGCAACGGGGGTACGCCCCCGTCCTGCTGGTCACCTTCGGGGTCTTCTTCACCCGCACGGCGGCGCAATGGCAGTTGATCCCGCTGGTGGCGGCCCACCGCTTCGGCATGGCGCCCGATGCCATCGGGCTGGCCCTGACCCTGTCGGCGGGGGTGACGCTGGTCACCACGCCGCTGGCCGGCTGGCTGGCCGACCGTTTGCCGCGGCGGGGCCTGATCGTGGCGTCGGCCGCGTCGGTCGCGGTGGCCCTGGGGCTGATCGCCGCCTGCCCGACGGTTCCGCTGTTCTGGGCGGCGCTGGTTGTGCTCGGCCTCGCGCTGGGGCTGGGGGGACCGGCCTCCTCCGCCTTCGCCGCTGGCTGCGCGCCCGCCGGGCGGCTCGGCCCGACGCTCGGCCTGCTGCGCACGGCGGGCGACGTCGGCTTCGTCGCCGGTCCGCTGGTCGCCGGCTTCGCCGTCGCCGTCTCGGGCACCGCCTTCGGCGGCGGGGAGGCCGCCGGCCTGTTCGTCAACGCAGCCCTCATGGCCATCGCCGCCGCGGCATTCGCCGCCGGCACGCACAACCTTTCCCCCCTTTCCGAGGAAACCACCGCATGAGATTGCTCCGCGCCCTCGCCGCCACCCTGGCCCTTCTCGCCGCCGCGCCGGCCATTGCCGAGGAGGCGCCCGCGGTCATCCGCTTCGGCTCGGTCGGCTTCGGCCCCGGCCAGCCCTTCGGCACCGGCCTGGTCGGCGCCGCCCACAGCAAGGGCTTCGTCGAGGCGGAGTTCAAGGACACCCCGACCAAGCTGGAATGGACCTACTTCCACGCCACCGGCCCGGCCATCAACGAGGCGCTGTCCAACCGCCAGGTCGACTTCGCGGTGTATGGCGGGCTGCCGAACATCATCGGCAAGGCGGGCGGCCTGCCGACGAAGATCCTGCTGTCCGGCGACCGCACCACGGTCTTTGCCGTCGCGCGCAGCGACCTGCCGATCACCTCGATCCAGGATCTGAAGGGCCGCAGGGTCGCCGTGCAGAAGGCCACGATCATCCATTTCGTCCTGCTGAAGACACTGGAGGCCAACGGCCTGTCGGAGAAGGACGTCTCCATCGTCGAGCTGAAGAACGCCGACCAGCTCGCCGCGCTGCAGAGCGGCGCGGTGGACGCCGCCTTCGGCGCCAGCTTCCTGCTGGGGCTGCGCGACCAGGGCGTGGTCAAGGTGATCGCCAGCACCAAGACCGGCGGCCCCACCGTCCAGACCTTCGGCGGCGTTCTGGTGCACGACGCCTTCGAGAAGGCTTATCCGGGCGCCACGGCGAAGGTCGTGCGCGGCTTTGTCAAGGCCGCCCACTGGGCCGGTCTGGAGGAGAACCGGGAGGAAGCGCTCCAGGTCTGGGGCAAGTCCGGCATTCCGTTGAGCGCCCTGCGGGAGGATTACGCCGGCTCCCCCGTGAAGGAACAGATCAACCCGCTGCTCGACGACTTCACCCTGGCCCGCTTCGCCGCCGGCATCGAGTTCGCCAAGCAGCAGAGGCTGATCCGCGCGGACGTGGACCTCAAGAGCTGGGTCGATCCGTCCTATCTGAACGCCGCCCTGCGCGATCTCGGCCTGGAGGCTTTCTGGACGGAGCGCGCCGCCGACGGCTCGCCCAAGCCGCGCGGTTGAGGAGAACACGTGCCATGAGCGAATCCACCCTCCATCTGACCGCCGATGTCCTGGTGATCGGCGGCGGCCCCGCCGGCTGCTGGGCCGCGCTGGCGGCGCGCCGTGCCGGGGCCAGCGTCGTGCTGGCCGAAAAAGGCTATGTCGGCACCTCGGGCGCCACGCCGCCCGCCAACACGACGCTGTTCTACACGGTGCCCGGCGACCGCCTCCAGAACGACGGCATGGTCGATCACCGCGTCGCCCCCGCCAAGGGGTTCATCGTCCGCGACTTCGTCCGCCGCGTCTACGACGAGACCACCGTCAACACCGAGCTGATGACCCGCTGGGGCTATCCCTGGCCGCGCAACGAGACGGGCAAGACCTTCCGCGGCAATCTGCGCGGACCCGACTACATGATCTTCCTGCGCAAGCGCCTGCTGGCGGAGGGGGTGCGCATCCTCGACCACAGCCCGGCGCTGGAACTGCTGACCGCCGACGGCGTGGCCGCCGGGGCCGCCGGGATCACCCGTCGGACCGGCGACCGCTGGGAGGTGCGCGCCGGGGCGGTGGTCGTCGCCACGGGAGGCTGCGCCTTCCGCTCCGGCGTGGTCGGCACGCACAACCTGACCGGCGACGGCTATCTTCTAGCCGCCGAGGCCGGGGCGCGCTTCTCCGGCATGGAGTTCTCCGGCCAGTGGGCGCTCGCCCCGGCGGAGGGCGGGCTGACCAAGGGGATCATCTATTTCAGCGGCAGTTTCAGCGACGCCGACGGCACCCCCATCCCGCATCCCGCCGTGCCCGACGCGCTGGCCGCCGGGCGGAGCGTCCATGCGGTGCTCGACCGGGCCGACCCCTATCTGGAAGACGGCTACCGCAAGGGCCAGCCGAACATCTTCGTCTATTTCCACCGGCTGGGCGGCAACCCCTTCAAGGACCGCTACCCCGTCCGGCTGCTGTACGAAGGCACGGTGCGCGCGGCCGGCGGGCTGGACGTGGACGAGCGCTGCGCCACCTCCGTCCCCGGCCTCTACGCCGTCGGCGACGCCACCACGCGGGAGAAGCTGACCGGAGCGGCGATGAGCGGCGGCGGCCCGGCGGTGGCGTGGTGCATCGCATCCGGCACCTGGGCCGGGCAGGCGGCGACCGCCTTCGCCCGCCAGTTCGCTGCGGGAGCGGCGGGGCTTGCCGGACGGCCCGTCCAGCCGATCGGCGGCGCCGGGCTGCGGCCCGCCGCGAAGCCCGATCCGGAACGGACGGCGGAAGCGGTCACCCGCGCCGTGCAGCAGGAGATCCTGCCGCTCGACCGCAACTACCGGCGGACCGGCGCCGGCATCGCGGCGGCGCTGGAGCGTCTGGACGGGCTGTGGGAGGCCGCGCGCGACGGGCTGGCACCGCCCGCCGGGGCCACGCCACGCGACGTCGTCCGCGCGCGAGAGGCGGCGGCGCTGGTCGCCACCGCCCGCTGGATTCTGGCCAGCGCCGGGCAGCGCACCGAAACGCGCGGTCTGCACCGGCGGGCGGATTTCCCCGGCCTCGACCCCGCCCAGCACCATCATCTTCTCAGCGGCGGCCTCGACCGGGTCTGGGTCCGCCGCGCCGACCCGCACGAGGAGGCGGTCGCCGCATGATCGAGCTCATCCTGTCCGAGCGCTGCATCGCCTGCGGCACCTGCGCCAAGGTCTGCCCCGACGACGTTCTGCGCACCGACGCGGCGGGGGAACCCGTCATCGCCCACAAGGAGGATTGCCAGACCTGCT
The window above is part of the Azospirillum sp. TSH58 genome. Proteins encoded here:
- a CDS encoding ABC transporter ATP-binding protein codes for the protein MTTPGSLDLRAVGKTYAVDGRPLTVLQDIDLRIEPGEFLAIVGASGCGKSTLLRLIIGLDDGYDGDILLDGRRITGPGLERGIVFQEHRLFPWLTVEENVGIGLEATAVPAAEKQRAIREHIDLVGLSGFEKAYPYQLSGGMAQRAAIARGLVNRPEILLLDEPLGALDSLTRAHLQDELLRIWKQENVTALLVTHDVEEAVYLADRVVVMEPRPGRIRRVLPIDLPRPRDRAAPAFAAVKESIIQELRR
- a CDS encoding metallophosphoesterase family protein, yielding MAVFFTSDTHFGHTGALSRFRRPFASVAAMDEAMAANWNATVGPDDVVWHLGDFALHRKPDDMAALLERLHGTKHLITGNNDGPATLALPGWASVQPYAELLLDERRLVLCHYAFRTWNGMYKGALNLHGHSHGQLKGMPRQFDVGVDVWDFRPVTVDEILHSRQRTKKRA
- a CDS encoding ABC transporter permease, translated to MPAAPPFLHAPGPRIRRGAVLPAALLLAWAAAAHSGLVNGHLLVPVEKVALVPFLDPHGVHLWPGLAASLTRMAAGFTIGAAAGLLLGLGMGLSRTADRLFGPTFHTVRQIALYAWIPLLTAWFGNGEPAKVVFIALSAFFPMVLNTQEGLRTVPAAYREVARVLTLSRWQLVRRVLLPGAMPSIAIGVQLALIYAWLATVGAEYAMGLGRGVGTLLSEGREHFRMDIVLVGVLTLALVGFAINAAFGRIFARALRWRGPAR
- a CDS encoding ABC transporter permease, giving the protein MPAVRMAPRRPERAAWLTERAAALLLPLVVPAVLLALWQLSATHGWVSVQALPPPALVAQTLFDLLWSGDIFGNLWISLRRILSGFLIGGLAGMALGVAMGLSPRVEHYLSPLFRAVAQVPSLGWLPFLILLVGIGEPLKFLIIAKACFVPMALNSFEGIRNIPPSFLEVARVFRLSRRALVLKVVLPATLPPVFSGVRLALSHAWIALVIVEMLASTEGIGYLTAWGRTLFQVDVVMAGMAVIGVVGLTMDAGLKRIERRLRRWSPAQA
- a CDS encoding FAD-dependent oxidoreductase, translated to MADPSTLTLDADVLVLGGGPAGTWAAIAAAEAGAKVVLADKGYVGTSGATAPSNTGAWYLPPDPGRREAVIAQRWPGTLGLADRGWMERVMELSWRRIDQLADSGYPFPVDETGRPYRANLRGPDYMRFMRQLVGKAGVRILDHAPGLELLLDGDGRVAGAAGAAGRRRNSGEIWRVHSGAVVIATGGCAFLSRALGCNVLTGDGLLMAAEAGADLSGMEFSSVYGLAPLGSAVTKGLPFFWASFTHEDGTPVETQGDRAGTVAGALVQGRPVYAVLDRADEALRGWLRKSQPNCFLPFDRAGIDPFTQRFPVNLRLEGTVRGTGGIRLTGEDCATLVPGLYAAGDAATREDIGGANTGAGGPNASWAIATGALAGQGAAGFARGTAGRDRRRFAAGTAGLRPGGREASGFAPDEVVRATQAEVLPLDRNYYRSGAGLDASLAVLDGLWREVRDRAPRPGGDPIRAREAAAMIATARWMYASARLRTETRGISKRTDRPGTDAALAHRIHSGGLDAVWARPAASWGASA
- a CDS encoding ferredoxin family protein; amino-acid sequence: MIALISESRCAACGTCVRVCPTGVFDERPGDLPVIARQDDCQSCFLCEIHCPTDALYVDPDADRPATVDEAALAASGALGGYARALGWNRGRMGGTAEDLTLHLRAASAVQAPP
- a CDS encoding MFS transporter; this translates as MNSAHPAALPSALPSARAAEWRVIAPMLVIVLFVMCGMGMVIPVLSLYAQSFGVGPALIGLVITVFGVARLFVNLPAGILADRYGRRALLWGGPLVLGGASVAAALAEDFAALLLWRFVQGVGSGLYMTGAMVAIADLGDSRSRGRRMGAYQTALLTGASIGPALGGQLAERWGYTAPFWGFAAVSGLAALFAFLAIPETRRPADADTRPPERGGVGDLLRQRGYAPVLLVTFGVFFTRTAAQWQLIPLVAAHRFGMAPDAIGLALTLSAGVTLVTTPLAGWLADRLPRRGLIVASAASVAVALGLIAACPTVPLFWAALVVLGLALGLGGPASSAFAAGCAPAGRLGPTLGLLRTAGDVGFVAGPLVAGFAVAVSGTAFGGGEAAGLFVNAALMAIAAAAFAAGTHNLSPLSEETTA
- a CDS encoding FAD-binding protein, which translates into the protein MSESTLHLTADVLVIGGGPAGCWAALAARRAGASVVLAEKGYVGTSGATPPANTTLFYTVPGDRLQNDGMVDHRVAPAKGFIVRDFVRRVYDETTVNTELMTRWGYPWPRNETGKTFRGNLRGPDYMIFLRKRLLAEGVRILDHSPALELLTADGVAAGAAGITRRTGDRWEVRAGAVVVATGGCAFRSGVVGTHNLTGDGYLLAAEAGARFSGMEFSGQWALAPAEGGLTKGIIYFSGSFSDADGTPIPHPAVPDALAAGRSVHAVLDRADPYLEDGYRKGQPNIFVYFHRLGGNPFKDRYPVRLLYEGTVRAAGGLDVDERCATSVPGLYAVGDATTREKLTGAAMSGGGPAVAWCIASGTWAGQAATAFARQFAAGAAGLAGRPVQPIGGAGLRPAAKPDPERTAEAVTRAVQQEILPLDRNYRRTGAGIAAALERLDGLWEAARDGLAPPAGATPRDVVRAREAAALVATARWILASAGQRTETRGLHRRADFPGLDPAQHHHLLSGGLDRVWVRRADPHEEAVAA
- a CDS encoding ABC transporter substrate-binding protein, producing MTTPRWLSAVAGLATLLTAPFAAPIATAADLPAVIRLGGQGAGFGKPHGTGLIGALQAKGFLEEEFRKDNVKIEWTFFNGTGPAINEALANGLLDFANYGGLPNIVGKAGGLRTRILVSYGVGTIYVAARKDAPIASIADLKGRKVAVAKGTINHLSMNRLLLQNGLTEKDVQLVSLTASDQPPALTSGDVDAAFGTLNLLGLRDQGVVRIVADTRGPAQPASFFGALTVIETFADKYPEATRRVVKAYVKAAHWASLEENRGELIDLWSLSGTPRAVLAEDLDGQDLKQRNTPLIDAFYRGQYGEAVRFALDNRLIRNSIDLDAWIDPAPLDAALKELGLESFWTPRTADGKPRA
- a CDS encoding ABC transporter substrate-binding protein, encoding MRLLRALAATLALLAAAPAIAEEAPAVIRFGSVGFGPGQPFGTGLVGAAHSKGFVEAEFKDTPTKLEWTYFHATGPAINEALSNRQVDFAVYGGLPNIIGKAGGLPTKILLSGDRTTVFAVARSDLPITSIQDLKGRRVAVQKATIIHFVLLKTLEANGLSEKDVSIVELKNADQLAALQSGAVDAAFGASFLLGLRDQGVVKVIASTKTGGPTVQTFGGVLVHDAFEKAYPGATAKVVRGFVKAAHWAGLEENREEALQVWGKSGIPLSALREDYAGSPVKEQINPLLDDFTLARFAAGIEFAKQQRLIRADVDLKSWVDPSYLNAALRDLGLEAFWTERAADGSPKPRG
- a CDS encoding redoxin domain-containing protein, translated to MPLTPSASIAPGTKAPPFNLPNPHGHRIGLHDFPEARAVLIAFISNRCPYVQAIREAFAPLAQDYEPRYALSA